In Amycolatopsis methanolica 239, a single genomic region encodes these proteins:
- a CDS encoding ATP-binding protein encodes MTARSRNATTLRHVLTQWANAVELPDATTDAMALAAYEAMINVVTHAYPARADGPLELSAELRGNAVDVTVSDQGRWQPPAADPGPLHGRGLPLIHALSDRAEIAPGPEGTTVRMRWPVPPTPVRLRRETAQAR; translated from the coding sequence GTGACGGCGCGCTCGCGCAACGCGACGACTTTGAGGCACGTCCTCACCCAGTGGGCGAACGCCGTGGAACTGCCCGACGCCACCACCGATGCGATGGCGCTCGCGGCCTACGAGGCCATGATCAACGTGGTGACCCACGCGTACCCCGCCCGCGCCGATGGCCCGCTGGAGCTGTCCGCTGAGCTGCGCGGCAACGCGGTGGACGTCACGGTGAGCGACCAGGGGCGGTGGCAGCCGCCCGCCGCGGACCCCGGCCCCCTGCACGGCCGGGGGCTGCCGCTGATCCACGCGCTGTCCGACCGGGCGGAGATCGCGCCAGGCCCGGAGGGCACGACGGTGCGAATGCGCTGGCCGGTGCCGCCCACCCCGGTGCGGCTGCGGAGGGAAACCGCGCAGGCCCGCTAG
- a CDS encoding alpha/beta fold hydrolase has translation MAAPHVTGGHEITARRGQFWIPGERVAAGGVTVQRAPMFVQWEAPPVVTRPYPLVLVHGGGGQGTDWTGTPDGRPGWATRFVEAGFAVYVVDRCGHGRSPYHPDVVAAMGAPFPYEAARALFLPEERRGEQVQWTYGEAEVDQLLCPIGPLPADLAESQRMDADRLGRLLDLTGPAVLVTHSAGGPVGWLAADARPDAVVAIVAVEPVGPAFAEIPGMGSLDWGLTSAPIAYDPPVSDPAEVREGMRIPALAGKPVVVVTGGASAFADFAPQVVDFLRDAGADAARLHLPDHGVKGNGHGLIFEANSDETVRPVIDWIRGLEGTDA, from the coding sequence GTGGCCGCACCACATGTGACCGGCGGCCACGAGATCACCGCGCGGCGCGGGCAGTTCTGGATCCCGGGCGAGCGGGTGGCAGCCGGCGGCGTGACCGTGCAGCGGGCGCCGATGTTCGTGCAGTGGGAGGCGCCGCCGGTGGTGACCCGGCCGTACCCGCTGGTGCTGGTGCACGGCGGCGGCGGGCAGGGCACCGACTGGACCGGCACCCCGGACGGGCGGCCCGGCTGGGCGACGCGCTTCGTGGAGGCCGGCTTCGCCGTGTACGTGGTGGACCGGTGCGGCCACGGGCGCTCGCCGTACCACCCGGACGTCGTGGCGGCGATGGGCGCGCCGTTCCCCTACGAGGCGGCGCGGGCGTTGTTCCTGCCCGAGGAGCGGCGCGGCGAGCAGGTCCAGTGGACCTACGGCGAGGCGGAGGTCGACCAGCTGCTGTGCCCGATTGGCCCGCTGCCCGCCGATCTCGCGGAGTCGCAGCGGATGGACGCCGACCGGCTGGGCCGGTTGCTGGACCTCACCGGTCCCGCGGTGCTGGTGACCCACTCCGCGGGCGGTCCGGTCGGGTGGCTCGCGGCGGACGCGCGGCCCGATGCGGTGGTGGCGATCGTGGCGGTCGAACCGGTCGGACCGGCCTTCGCCGAGATCCCCGGGATGGGTTCGCTGGACTGGGGGCTGACCTCGGCGCCGATCGCCTACGACCCGCCGGTTTCCGACCCGGCCGAGGTGCGCGAGGGGATGCGGATCCCCGCGCTGGCGGGCAAACCCGTCGTGGTCGTGACCGGTGGCGCGTCGGCGTTCGCGGATTTCGCGCCGCAGGTCGTGGACTTCCTTCGGGACGCGGGCGCCGACGCGGCGCGGCTGCACCTGCCCGACCATGGCGTCAAGGGCAACGGGCACGGGCTGATCTTCGAAGCCAATTCCGACGAGACGGTGCGGCCGGTCATCGACTGGATCCGCGGACTGGAGGGGACGGACGCATGA
- a CDS encoding FAD-dependent oxidoreductase codes for MSLPILMTVDDDPAVSRSVARDLRRRYGQDYRVVRAASGADALEALREIKLRGDAVAAILADYRMPQMDGITFLEQAMDLFPYARRALLTAYADTDAAIQAINVVDVDHYLLKPWDPPEEKLYPVVDALVDAWRAAGDRPVDETKVIGHRWSSPSYKVRDFLARNSVPYRWYSVEEPEACRLLEAAGCAADDIPVLITADGTVLRKPDGEQIADAVGLSTRPASEFYDLVVIGGGPAGLGAAVYGASEGLRTVLVERRATGGQAGQSSRIENYLGFPDGVSGAQLTDRARRQAQKFGAEVLTARDVTGLEARGSARVVRFGDGSEIAAHAVVLATGVSYRALEAEGVAELTGRGVFYGSAATEAPECAGEHVYIVGGANSAGQAAVFFSRYAKEVSILVRGPSLQASMSHYLIEQIEAIDNIHVRTRTTVVRAHGTGHLEELTLCDEEQGITETVPTGHLFVFIGAAPRTEWLGDDVLRDEHGFVCTGPDLMVDGKRPPGWVLDRDPHHLESSIPGVFVAGDVRSQSVKRVASAVGEGAMAVSLVHRYLEAR; via the coding sequence CCAGGACTACCGCGTCGTGCGCGCCGCCTCCGGCGCGGACGCGCTCGAGGCCCTGCGCGAGATCAAGCTGCGCGGGGACGCCGTCGCGGCCATCCTCGCCGACTACCGCATGCCGCAGATGGACGGCATCACCTTCCTGGAGCAGGCGATGGACCTGTTCCCGTACGCGCGGCGCGCCCTGCTGACCGCCTACGCCGACACGGACGCGGCGATCCAGGCGATCAACGTCGTCGATGTCGACCACTACCTCCTCAAGCCGTGGGACCCGCCGGAGGAGAAGCTGTACCCGGTGGTCGACGCGCTGGTGGACGCGTGGCGCGCGGCCGGCGACCGGCCGGTCGATGAGACGAAGGTGATCGGGCACCGCTGGTCCTCGCCGTCCTACAAGGTGCGGGACTTCCTCGCCCGCAACTCGGTGCCCTACCGGTGGTACTCCGTGGAGGAACCGGAGGCCTGCCGCCTGCTCGAAGCCGCGGGCTGCGCCGCCGACGACATCCCGGTGCTGATCACCGCGGACGGGACGGTGCTGCGCAAACCGGACGGCGAGCAGATCGCCGACGCCGTCGGGTTGTCGACGCGGCCCGCCTCGGAGTTCTACGACCTGGTCGTGATCGGCGGCGGCCCGGCCGGGCTCGGCGCGGCCGTCTATGGCGCATCGGAAGGGCTGCGCACGGTCCTGGTCGAGCGCCGCGCGACCGGCGGGCAGGCCGGGCAGAGCTCGCGGATCGAGAACTACCTCGGCTTCCCGGACGGGGTGTCCGGGGCGCAGCTGACCGACCGGGCCCGCCGCCAGGCCCAGAAGTTCGGCGCGGAGGTGCTGACCGCGCGGGACGTGACCGGTCTGGAGGCCCGCGGCTCGGCGCGGGTGGTGCGGTTCGGCGACGGCAGCGAGATCGCGGCGCACGCCGTCGTTCTCGCCACCGGCGTGTCGTACCGGGCGCTGGAGGCCGAGGGCGTGGCCGAGCTGACCGGCCGCGGCGTGTTCTACGGCTCGGCTGCCACCGAGGCGCCCGAGTGCGCGGGCGAGCACGTCTACATCGTCGGCGGCGCCAACTCCGCGGGGCAGGCCGCGGTGTTCTTCTCCCGCTACGCCAAGGAGGTCTCGATCCTGGTGCGTGGGCCGTCGCTGCAGGCGTCCATGTCGCACTACCTCATCGAGCAGATCGAGGCGATCGACAACATCCACGTCCGCACCCGCACCACCGTGGTGCGCGCGCACGGCACCGGCCACCTCGAAGAGCTGACCCTGTGCGACGAGGAGCAGGGCATCACCGAGACGGTGCCGACCGGGCACCTGTTCGTGTTCATCGGCGCGGCGCCACGCACCGAGTGGCTGGGTGACGACGTGCTGCGCGACGAGCACGGTTTCGTGTGCACGGGCCCGGACCTGATGGTCGACGGCAAGCGACCGCCGGGGTGGGTGCTCGACCGGGACCCGCACCACCTGGAGTCGTCCATTCCCGGTGTGTTCGTGGCCGGGGACGTCCGCTCGCAGTCGGTCAAGCGCGTCGCCTCGGCGGTCGGCGAGGGCGCGATGGCCGTGTCGCTCGTGCACCGCTACCTGGAGGCACGATGA
- a CDS encoding ATP-binding protein yields MSEPQLTREFLRELFLFTDLSDAQLDWILGHAKLEQYAADTAIINEGDPATCFYVLLSGALRMTRLVGGSEVETVRSDQRGAYCGATQFFYGQQQQRYGASVYAVTDLVFLTLPAKEFADEFRSWFPMATHLLEGSYLGWRNTDALIGQRRRLLALGEMSAGLTHELNNPAAAAVRATAALRERVAGMRHKLAILAKRDIEPDLLELLLDVQERLVKQVADAPPLTAMQQADREDEIGDWLEERDIEQGWDLAPIFVAAGLSAESLDHVLESVGDGLLDGALRWLAYALETEMLMGEIEDSTTRISALVGAAKQYSQMDRAPHQWIDVHDGLDSTLVMLAGKMGTGVKVVKEYDRSLPTVPAYAGELNQVWTNIIDNAVSAMDGTGTLTLRTSRDGDRVVVEIGDTGPGISAETKQRIFEPFFTTKPVGEGTGLGLDISWRIVVDRHRGDLRVESEPGNTRFRVYLPTTEQASE; encoded by the coding sequence ATGAGCGAGCCGCAGCTGACCCGCGAGTTCCTACGGGAGTTGTTCCTGTTCACCGATCTCTCGGACGCCCAGCTCGACTGGATCCTCGGCCACGCCAAGCTCGAGCAGTACGCCGCGGACACCGCGATCATCAACGAGGGTGACCCGGCGACCTGCTTCTACGTGCTGCTGTCCGGCGCGCTGCGGATGACGCGGCTGGTGGGCGGCAGCGAGGTGGAGACCGTCCGGTCCGACCAGCGCGGCGCCTACTGCGGGGCGACGCAGTTCTTCTACGGGCAACAGCAGCAGCGCTACGGCGCCTCGGTGTACGCGGTCACCGACCTGGTGTTCCTGACGTTGCCTGCGAAGGAGTTCGCCGACGAGTTCCGCAGCTGGTTCCCGATGGCCACGCACCTGCTGGAGGGTTCGTACCTGGGCTGGCGCAACACCGACGCGCTGATCGGGCAGCGGCGGCGGCTGCTCGCGCTCGGCGAGATGTCGGCGGGGCTGACCCACGAGCTGAACAACCCGGCGGCCGCGGCGGTGCGCGCCACCGCGGCGCTGCGCGAGCGGGTTGCCGGGATGCGGCACAAGCTGGCGATACTGGCGAAGCGGGACATCGAGCCCGATCTGCTGGAGCTGCTGCTCGACGTGCAGGAGCGGCTGGTGAAGCAGGTGGCCGACGCGCCTCCGCTGACCGCGATGCAGCAGGCCGACCGCGAGGACGAGATCGGCGACTGGCTCGAAGAACGCGACATCGAGCAGGGCTGGGACCTGGCCCCGATCTTCGTCGCGGCCGGCCTGTCCGCGGAAAGCCTCGACCACGTCCTGGAGTCGGTCGGCGACGGCCTGCTGGACGGCGCCCTGCGGTGGCTGGCGTACGCGCTGGAGACCGAGATGCTGATGGGGGAGATCGAGGACTCGACGACTCGCATTTCGGCGCTGGTCGGTGCGGCGAAGCAGTACTCGCAGATGGACCGGGCGCCGCACCAGTGGATCGACGTGCACGACGGTCTGGATTCGACGCTGGTGATGCTGGCGGGCAAGATGGGAACCGGGGTCAAGGTCGTCAAGGAGTACGACCGTTCGCTGCCGACGGTGCCGGCGTACGCGGGCGAGCTGAACCAGGTGTGGACGAACATCATCGACAACGCGGTCAGCGCCATGGACGGCACGGGCACGCTGACGCTGCGCACCAGCCGCGACGGCGACCGGGTGGTGGTCGAGATCGGCGACACCGGCCCTGGCATCTCGGCGGAGACCAAGCAGCGGATCTTCGAGCCGTTCTTCACGACGAAGCCCGTGGGGGAGGGCACGGGCCTCGGGTTGGACATCTCGTGGCGCATCGTGGTGGACCGCCACCGAGGCGACCTGCGAGTCGAGTCCGAACCGGGCAACACCCGTTTCCGGGTCTACCTCCCGACGACGGAACAAGCCTCCGAGTGA
- a CDS encoding ATP-binding protein, which produces MTNAMRHASAPLTLRPFHNGTRLTVDVADRTGTLPHILATGGIEHDGMRLIAAAAARWGTRTTPNGKIVWAELTTR; this is translated from the coding sequence GTGACGAACGCCATGCGGCACGCTTCGGCGCCGCTGACGCTGCGCCCGTTCCACAACGGCACGCGGCTGACGGTGGACGTCGCCGACCGCACCGGGACGCTGCCGCACATCCTCGCTACCGGCGGAATCGAACACGATGGGATGCGGTTGATCGCCGCGGCCGCGGCGAGATGGGGCACCCGCACCACGCCCAACGGCAAGATCGTCTGGGCGGAGCTCACCACGAGGTGA
- a CDS encoding acyl-CoA dehydrogenase codes for MSLHVSDEFDGLMARLDEAAPVLTANAEKGEELGRLTDEVTQVLHETGALKIGIPRDLGGYEFSPRQVIETIAKISYSDASAGWSFMALQMVTGTTAAYLGDEAAAELFPDVAGNRYALMAGQGTRLGAARRVDGGYVINGQWSFASGISMATHIHTAALCEETGQALIFTFPKEQATLVDNWDVLGLKATSSIDYSCEDVFVPDTHVYEITTMAARHGGAIYRMGLANMAGVCHTGWALGVGRRMLDEMRALAARKSGAPGASVDTGQFHAECAQAEAAVRSARAWAMEVWEANEATLDGGSLLTTEQETLTRLMLNNTTWSVHAAGQTVFKWAATAALRRGDLQRFFRDLHAGTQHITSGPVVLQNCGRWMAGLAPDAHWEFLELKG; via the coding sequence ATGAGCCTGCACGTCAGCGACGAGTTCGACGGGTTGATGGCGCGCCTGGACGAGGCCGCGCCGGTGCTCACCGCGAACGCCGAGAAGGGCGAGGAACTGGGGCGGCTCACCGACGAGGTCACGCAGGTGCTGCACGAGACGGGCGCGCTGAAGATCGGCATCCCGCGCGACCTGGGCGGGTACGAGTTCTCGCCGCGCCAGGTCATCGAGACGATCGCGAAGATCTCCTACTCGGACGCCTCGGCCGGGTGGTCGTTCATGGCGCTGCAGATGGTCACCGGCACCACGGCCGCCTACCTCGGTGACGAGGCCGCGGCGGAGCTGTTCCCGGACGTGGCCGGCAACCGGTATGCGCTGATGGCGGGGCAGGGCACGCGGCTGGGCGCCGCGCGGCGGGTCGACGGCGGGTACGTGATCAACGGGCAGTGGAGTTTCGCGTCCGGGATCTCGATGGCCACCCACATCCACACCGCGGCGCTGTGCGAGGAGACCGGGCAGGCGCTGATCTTCACGTTCCCCAAGGAGCAGGCGACGCTCGTCGACAACTGGGACGTGCTGGGCCTGAAGGCGACCAGCAGCATCGACTACTCGTGCGAGGACGTGTTCGTGCCGGACACGCACGTCTACGAGATCACCACGATGGCGGCACGGCACGGTGGCGCGATCTACCGGATGGGCCTGGCGAACATGGCCGGCGTGTGCCACACCGGCTGGGCGCTCGGGGTGGGGCGCCGGATGCTCGACGAGATGCGGGCGCTGGCCGCGCGGAAGTCCGGGGCGCCGGGCGCGTCGGTCGACACCGGGCAGTTCCACGCGGAGTGCGCGCAGGCGGAGGCCGCGGTGCGCTCGGCGCGGGCGTGGGCGATGGAGGTGTGGGAGGCCAACGAGGCAACCCTGGACGGTGGGTCGCTGCTGACCACGGAGCAGGAGACGTTGACCCGGCTGATGCTGAACAACACGACGTGGTCGGTGCACGCGGCGGGCCAGACGGTGTTCAAGTGGGCGGCCACGGCGGCGCTGCGAAGGGGCGACCTGCAGCGCTTCTTCAGGGACCTCCACGCGGGGACGCAGCACATCACTTCGGGGCCGGTCGTGCTGCAGAACTGCGGCCGCTGGATGGCCGGCCTGGCCCCCGACGCGCACTGGGAGTTCCTGGAGCTGAAGGGCTGA